One window of the Camelus ferus isolate YT-003-E chromosome 36, BCGSAC_Cfer_1.0, whole genome shotgun sequence genome contains the following:
- the LOC116661712 gene encoding olfactory receptor 1038-like, translating to MLCGFSVIYLVTVLGNLGLISLIRMDAQLQTPTYYFLSHLAFVDLCYSSAITPKMMVNFVVEHNMISFHACAMQLCCFLTFMIMECFLLASMAYDRYVAICRPLHYSTLISKRVCIQLVAVPYVYSFLVTLFHTIITFHLTYCGPNAINHFYCDDLPLLALSCSDTHVREVLIFAFAGFDMICSSSIVLTSYTFITAAILKIHSTQGRHKAISTCGSHVVAVIVFYGMLIFMYLQPRSSHSLDTDNMASVF from the coding sequence ATGCTTTGTGGGTTTTCAGTCATCTACCTGGTCACAGTGCTGGGCAACCTTGGGTTGATATCCTTGATCAGGATGGATGCTCAGCTCCAGACACCGACATACTACTTCCTCAGTCACTTGGCCTTTGTTGACCTTTGTTACTCCTCTGCTATCACTCCCAAGATGATGGTGAATTTTGTTGTGGAACACAACATGATTTCTTTCCATGCTTGTGCAATGCAACTGTGCTGTTTTCTCACCTTCATGATCATGGAGTGTTTCCTTTTAGCCTCCATGGCCTATGATCGTTATGTGGCCATCTGTAGACCCCTGCATTACTCCACACTGATATCAAAGAGGGTCTGCATTCAACTAGTGGCAGTTCCATATGTATACAGCTTTCTGGTCACCCTCTTCCATACCATTATCACCTTCCACCTAACTTACTGTGGCCCCAATGCTATTAACCATTTCTACTGTGATGACCTCCCTCTCTTGGCTCTGTCCTGCTCAGACACACATGTGAGGGAAGTTCTGATCTTTGCCTTTGCTGGCTTTGATATGATCTGCTCTTCTTCCATTGTCCTCACCTCCTATACCTTTATCACTGCTGCCATCCTGAAGATTCACTCTACCCAGGGGCGACACAAGGCCATTTCTACCTGTGGCTCCCACGTGGTGGctgtcattgttttttatggcatGCTGATCTTCATGTACCTACAGCCCAGATCCAGCCACTCCCTGGACACAGACAACATGGCATCCGTATTCTAA